Proteins encoded within one genomic window of Panacibacter microcysteis:
- the glmM gene encoding phosphoglucosamine mutase, which produces MALIKSISGIRGTIGGKPGETLSPLDTVKFTAAYGTWLLKHQPENKNVVIGRDGRISGEMIQRLVVSTLNAVGINVIDLGLSTTPTVEMAVVQHKAAGGIILTASHNPKEWNALKLLNHKGEFISGEDGKALLDIAAAEQFNFVGVDKLGTYTADENALQMHIDAVVNYPLVDVAAIKKQKFKIVVDAINSTGAIAVPALLKALGVKDITILNEEVNGRFAHNPEPLPQHLTGLCNEVNKQNAHLGIAVDPDVDRLCFVCEDGSLFGEEYTLVAVADYVLQHRQGNTVSNMSSTRALKDVTVKHGGEYFPSAVGEVNVVSRMKEVNAVIGGEGNGGIIVPDLHYGRDALIGIALFLTHMAHTKKSATQLRRLYPDYFMSKNKIELDNGIDVKKVFGHIQKKYKNHPINTEDGLKIEFDNDWVHLRTSNTEPIIRIYAESNFETTAGNIAKRLMEDIRESM; this is translated from the coding sequence ATGGCGTTGATCAAGAGCATTTCAGGCATCAGAGGCACGATTGGTGGCAAGCCCGGGGAAACACTTAGTCCACTTGATACGGTGAAGTTTACTGCTGCTTATGGCACCTGGTTATTAAAGCATCAGCCGGAAAATAAAAATGTTGTTATTGGACGCGATGGCCGCATCAGTGGCGAGATGATTCAACGGCTTGTCGTAAGCACGCTCAATGCCGTTGGTATCAATGTTATTGATCTTGGCCTTAGCACCACACCTACTGTTGAAATGGCCGTGGTGCAGCACAAAGCTGCGGGTGGTATTATTCTTACTGCCAGCCATAACCCCAAAGAATGGAATGCCCTCAAACTGCTCAATCATAAAGGTGAGTTTATTAGCGGGGAAGATGGCAAAGCCCTGCTGGATATTGCAGCCGCAGAGCAGTTTAACTTTGTAGGCGTTGATAAACTGGGCACTTACACTGCAGATGAAAATGCACTGCAAATGCACATTGATGCGGTGGTAAATTACCCGCTGGTAGATGTGGCAGCCATCAAAAAACAGAAATTTAAAATTGTGGTAGACGCCATTAACAGTACCGGCGCTATTGCAGTGCCTGCATTGCTGAAAGCGTTGGGTGTAAAAGACATCACCATTTTAAACGAAGAAGTAAACGGCAGGTTTGCACACAATCCTGAACCACTGCCGCAGCACCTTACCGGCTTGTGCAACGAGGTCAATAAACAAAATGCACACCTCGGTATTGCTGTAGATCCTGATGTGGACCGCCTTTGCTTTGTGTGCGAAGATGGGTCACTGTTTGGCGAAGAGTATACACTGGTAGCAGTAGCAGACTATGTACTGCAGCACAGGCAAGGCAATACCGTTAGCAATATGTCGTCTACAAGGGCATTAAAAGACGTTACCGTTAAACATGGCGGCGAATATTTTCCCAGCGCTGTTGGCGAGGTAAATGTTGTTAGCAGGATGAAAGAAGTAAACGCAGTTATAGGTGGTGAAGGTAATGGTGGTATTATTGTGCCCGACCTGCACTATGGCAGAGATGCACTTATTGGTATTGCATTGTTTCTTACACACATGGCCCATACCAAAAAAAGCGCCACTCAATTGCGCAGGCTGTACCCCGACTATTTCATGAGCAAAAACAAAATTGAACTGGATAATGGCATCGATGTAAAAAAAGTTTTTGGTCACATACAAAAGAAATATAAAAACCATCCCATTAATACCGAAGATGGTCTTAAAATAGAGTTCGACAATGATTGGGTACACCTGCGTACCAGTAACACAGAACCTATCATCCGCATTTATGCAGAGAGTAATTTTGAAACCACTGCAGGTAATATTGCCAAACGTTTAATGGAAGATATACGCGAAAGCATGTAA
- a CDS encoding DUF4139 domain-containing protein produces the protein MKAFSTDGNIVQANLKTVKVYRTGAELTHATTALLTQGTNQLLVDNLANNIDLNSLQIKVPSSVTIVGLEFSTNYKKNEEKTPRQEMLEDSLVNIRRQIEKLNLQIDNDVNLLEVLSANKEIKGQQNGLSVTELAKLMDYYQTKSFELSSAVATFREKKEKLATLLNKIENQVDEEAKKNVNTSGRLAIQVNAAVTLKAEFIISYVASNAYWIPYYDVKVENVQQAAKLFYKAKIVQTTGLDWKQVKLSLSTSVPALKGVAPKLDSWFVGYVTNNAPIKLRGLSTFNDQALQGSVAGLNIGSASQLSEVVVVGYGRAGDGDAERVSNDVVPKPVYILNGNIINDEEFKRINPNSIKNLKVLKPKEASNIYGGVASGGATVVDLKTELSDYVSVNNTALNVNFEIDIPYDIPTNGKAQTATLQTVEIPLSYEHIAAPRKDADVYLTAKLVDWEKLNLLQGEANIILEGTYIGKTMIEPNTSTDTMQLTLGRDKRVIVQRQKLADFSSVKFLGSNKLQKFTYEIMMKNNNSEQVFLKLNDQFPLSTDKDIEVELLDSGNADINNETGLLKWDITLLPGESKKVRFSYSIRYAKDRTINTN, from the coding sequence TTGAAAGCATTTTCTACAGATGGTAATATTGTGCAGGCAAATCTCAAAACGGTAAAAGTTTACAGAACCGGTGCAGAACTAACGCATGCTACAACTGCCCTGCTAACACAAGGAACAAATCAACTGTTGGTTGATAATCTCGCAAATAATATCGATTTAAATAGTCTTCAAATAAAAGTGCCTTCTTCGGTTACAATCGTAGGATTAGAGTTCTCCACGAATTACAAAAAAAATGAAGAAAAAACACCACGACAGGAAATGCTCGAAGACTCGCTTGTCAACATTCGCCGTCAAATTGAAAAGCTTAATCTCCAAATTGATAACGATGTAAACTTATTGGAAGTCTTAAGTGCAAACAAAGAGATCAAAGGACAGCAAAACGGTTTAAGCGTAACAGAACTTGCTAAACTTATGGATTATTATCAAACTAAATCGTTTGAACTGTCTTCTGCTGTGGCAACCTTCAGGGAGAAAAAAGAAAAGCTTGCAACTCTTCTCAATAAAATTGAAAACCAGGTAGATGAAGAAGCAAAAAAGAACGTCAATACATCTGGCAGATTAGCTATCCAGGTAAATGCTGCTGTTACTTTGAAAGCTGAATTTATAATATCCTATGTTGCGAGTAATGCTTACTGGATTCCTTACTATGATGTAAAGGTTGAAAACGTACAACAAGCAGCCAAGCTATTTTATAAAGCCAAAATAGTGCAAACAACAGGTTTAGACTGGAAACAGGTAAAACTTTCTTTGTCAACATCAGTACCGGCTCTAAAAGGAGTTGCGCCTAAACTGGATTCGTGGTTTGTAGGCTATGTAACCAATAATGCGCCTATAAAATTAAGAGGACTCTCTACATTCAATGATCAGGCACTTCAGGGCAGTGTAGCCGGCCTTAATATTGGCAGCGCTTCGCAATTGAGCGAAGTAGTTGTTGTCGGTTACGGACGTGCCGGGGATGGTGATGCTGAGCGCGTAAGTAATGATGTTGTGCCTAAGCCGGTATACATTCTAAACGGAAATATTATTAATGACGAGGAGTTTAAAAGAATAAATCCCAATTCTATTAAAAATTTAAAGGTGTTAAAACCAAAAGAAGCTTCGAATATTTATGGAGGTGTGGCATCAGGTGGTGCAACAGTGGTGGACCTCAAAACAGAATTGAGTGATTATGTTTCTGTAAATAATACTGCATTAAATGTAAATTTTGAAATCGATATCCCATACGATATACCAACGAATGGAAAAGCTCAAACAGCTACACTACAAACTGTAGAGATCCCATTATCTTATGAACACATTGCTGCACCCAGGAAGGATGCAGATGTTTATCTTACCGCAAAGCTGGTTGATTGGGAAAAACTCAACCTGTTGCAGGGTGAAGCAAATATTATTCTTGAAGGAACTTACATTGGAAAAACCATGATCGAGCCCAATACATCAACAGATACAATGCAATTAACATTGGGTAGAGATAAACGCGTAATTGTTCAAAGACAAAAACTGGCAGATTTTAGCAGCGTCAAATTTCTTGGAAGTAATAAACTGCAAAAATTTACTTACGAAATAATGATGAAAAATAACAATAGCGAACAGGTCTTTTTGAAGTTGAATGATCAGTTTCCATTATCAACTGATAAGGATATTGAAGTGGAATTACTTGATAGTGGAAATGCTGATATAAATAATGAGACAGGTTTACTTAAATGGGACATAACGCTATTGCCCGGTGAATCTAAAAAAGTCAGATTTTCTTATAGCATCAGATATGCAAAAGATAGAACGATTAATACAAACTAA
- a CDS encoding protein-L-isoaspartate(D-aspartate) O-methyltransferase: MRNYKDDWYHKGLRKQLVEQLRSKGITDEQVLNAINTIPRHYFLDSAFDKIAYEDRAFPIGEGQTISQPYTVAYQTQLLQVKRNEKVLEIGTGSIYQAIVLAEMGARVYTIERQKKLFEQNKQFFYITRYPNIKFFYGDGFEGLPSFAPFDKVIITAAAPFIPPKLVAQMKAGALMVIPVDEGDKQRMLRITKQPDGSCTEELFDYFSFVPMLKGRNG, translated from the coding sequence ATGAGAAATTATAAAGACGACTGGTATCACAAAGGTTTAAGAAAACAACTGGTAGAACAGTTGCGTTCAAAAGGCATAACAGACGAGCAGGTTTTAAACGCCATCAACACCATTCCCCGTCATTATTTTTTAGATTCTGCATTTGATAAGATCGCTTACGAAGACCGCGCTTTTCCCATAGGTGAGGGGCAAACCATTTCTCAACCCTACACGGTGGCTTACCAAACGCAGTTGCTGCAGGTAAAAAGAAACGAGAAGGTACTTGAAATAGGTACAGGCAGTATTTACCAGGCAATAGTACTGGCAGAAATGGGCGCCAGGGTGTACACCATCGAAAGACAGAAAAAACTCTTCGAACAAAACAAACAGTTTTTCTACATCACCAGGTACCCCAACATCAAATTTTTTTATGGAGATGGCTTCGAAGGGTTGCCGTCATTTGCGCCTTTCGACAAAGTAATCATTACCGCAGCGGCACCGTTTATCCCGCCAAAATTAGTTGCACAGATGAAAGCAGGGGCATTAATGGTAATACCTGTAGATGAAGGAGACAAGCAACGCATGCTCCGCATTACCAAACAGCCTGACGGCTCCTGCACCGAAGAGTTGTTTGATTATTTTTCCTTCGTACCCATGTTAAAAGGCCGCAACGGTTAA
- a CDS encoding DMP19 family protein — protein MGIFNLFGQDKPKQDPYWEFDKQTHFRPKLNKGAFFKLTGFDFGWFVLEPISKFVKDRDHEIEKGKSLSYGQKALYYWWYIDGQVTNGGFVQFYYNGYGSYVPTIIKSLEYIGDKKMAELIQRAENIYQKNKKLMDKAREKDLFDSDLYEKLEEMSALDDEYYELKGKTMTKIEKHIRKNPNEICLDEDGKGFDLKYSGECKTFYSDNSPKEVFNLEDGIINGEFKSFYESGKLKEQIQYSKGEQTGVRVEYFENGNKKYSIRKDSALKQFEHYWYYENGKPKKLEHKLLDKDERIGEYKEWYDNGQLAETGIYVSTHERDGKWLEFHKDGSKKLEAEFKNGHFLIQNCWNEKGEQTLKDGTGLYIYDCSGWEGYLDHNEQEYKNYKRHGQQKTFTNGVLRLYQEMENGVENGYTRNYYKNGKIKEEKLCKKGKAISIKTFPKSDNPIGKVSFQYLMKQEWLKDEDLPTADTYPLCINEDEIKKLIKIPKSLFEPQYQDVEGSTCLWLSVDEKGNVTDVKFKSAYMTEGQEFAEVADKMKFTPATKDEKNVASFIYIIANFNIE, from the coding sequence ATGGGAATATTTAATTTATTCGGGCAAGACAAACCCAAACAAGACCCATATTGGGAGTTTGATAAACAAACACATTTCAGACCTAAACTAAATAAAGGTGCCTTTTTCAAACTAACAGGTTTTGACTTTGGTTGGTTTGTACTTGAACCAATTTCAAAGTTTGTTAAAGACAGAGACCACGAAATTGAAAAAGGTAAATCCCTGTCATACGGACAAAAAGCTCTTTATTATTGGTGGTACATTGACGGACAAGTAACAAACGGTGGGTTTGTACAATTCTATTACAATGGTTATGGTTCTTATGTGCCGACAATCATTAAAAGTCTTGAATACATTGGCGACAAAAAAATGGCAGAGTTAATTCAGAGAGCCGAGAATATTTATCAGAAGAACAAAAAACTAATGGATAAAGCTAGAGAAAAGGATTTGTTCGATAGTGATTTATATGAGAAACTTGAAGAAATGTCAGCCTTAGACGATGAGTATTATGAACTCAAGGGCAAGACAATGACTAAAATAGAAAAACACATCAGAAAGAATCCAAATGAAATCTGTTTAGACGAAGATGGGAAAGGGTTTGATCTGAAATATTCAGGTGAATGCAAAACATTTTATTCTGATAACTCACCCAAAGAAGTTTTCAATTTGGAAGATGGTATTATTAATGGAGAGTTTAAAAGTTTTTATGAAAGTGGAAAATTAAAAGAACAAATTCAATATTCAAAAGGCGAGCAAACAGGAGTACGAGTTGAATACTTCGAAAATGGAAATAAGAAATATTCTATTCGAAAAGACTCAGCATTAAAACAGTTTGAGCATTATTGGTATTACGAGAATGGGAAACCAAAAAAGTTAGAACACAAACTTTTGGACAAAGACGAAAGAATTGGTGAGTATAAAGAATGGTATGACAATGGACAGCTTGCAGAAACAGGGATTTATGTATCAACTCACGAAAGAGATGGGAAGTGGCTTGAATTTCATAAAGACGGAAGCAAAAAATTAGAAGCCGAGTTTAAGAATGGCCATTTCTTAATTCAAAACTGTTGGAATGAGAAAGGGGAACAAACCTTAAAAGATGGTACAGGATTATATATTTATGATTGTAGTGGTTGGGAAGGGTATTTAGACCATAACGAACAAGAGTACAAAAACTATAAACGGCACGGACAACAAAAAACATTTACCAATGGTGTTTTACGTCTTTACCAAGAAATGGAAAATGGAGTTGAAAATGGATATACAAGAAATTATTACAAAAACGGGAAAATAAAGGAGGAGAAATTATGTAAAAAAGGTAAAGCAATATCTATAAAAACATTTCCTAAATCAGACAACCCTATTGGAAAGGTATCATTTCAATATTTAATGAAACAGGAATGGTTGAAAGATGAAGACTTACCAACAGCAGACACATATCCTCTTTGCATTAATGAAGATGAAATAAAGAAACTTATTAAAATACCTAAATCACTATTTGAACCACAATACCAAGACGTAGAAGGCTCAACTTGTCTTTGGCTTTCAGTTGATGAAAAAGGAAATGTTACTGATGTAAAATTCAAGTCTGCATATATGACAGAAGGGCAAGAATTTGCAGAAGTTGCTGATAAAATGAAATTTACGCCTGCAACAAAAGACGAAAAAAATGTAGCTTCATTTATTTACATCATTGCAAATTTTAACATTGAGTGA
- a CDS encoding 2OG-Fe(II) oxygenase: MQLNKLTDTIFTIDDFWTRQECEDFISKSEAIGYEPATVDTEKGQKIVEAVRNNYRVIYTDIVLADNIWRKLKPFAPSQIGNSKAVGLNELFRFYKYQAGQEFKKHRDQSFIRDEVEASYFTFMIYLNNDYEGGETTFNSLTIQPIQGSALIFLHDLEHEGSSVRRGIKYVLRTDIMFRLTD; the protein is encoded by the coding sequence ATGCAACTAAATAAATTGACTGACACCATATTTACAATTGACGACTTTTGGACACGACAAGAGTGTGAAGATTTTATCTCTAAAAGCGAAGCAATCGGTTATGAGCCTGCAACTGTTGACACAGAAAAAGGACAAAAAATTGTTGAAGCTGTTCGCAACAACTATAGAGTTATTTATACTGACATAGTTCTTGCAGACAATATTTGGCGAAAATTGAAACCATTTGCACCGTCACAGATTGGGAACAGCAAAGCGGTTGGACTTAACGAATTATTCAGGTTTTATAAATATCAAGCAGGACAAGAGTTTAAAAAACATCGAGACCAGAGTTTTATTCGTGACGAAGTTGAAGCAAGCTATTTCACTTTTATGATTTACTTAAATAACGATTATGAAGGTGGCGAGACAACCTTCAATAGTTTAACAATTCAACCTATACAAGGTTCGGCATTGATTTTTTTACATGACTTAGAACATGAAGGCAGTTCTGTTCGACGAGGAATAAAATATGTTTTGCGTACAGACATTATGTTTCGACTTACAGATTAG
- a CDS encoding T9SS type A sorting domain-containing protein, with protein sequence MKNFYVLRLMLGVLLLTLSSFAFSRKCTVCIINSYGEQSFLYLDEYKPGMWNVTGTHDYSMYGGTLWPVTGTYSCITKKLHYIATNPEPDNCSLWANQVTFDYDVADTALAGNFINSCGMSKAFSAVANMGKCKPVEQTMLKSGEFGTSGSSKNNRSLLKLPKGEKLNEMLKDKSVNIQVTPNPARQFANITFDLATATKARVSIYDMQGNLVLNIADAALAAGKHNYQWNLQSVKGTPVKGGYYWLRVVTDAGITSKQLFVDK encoded by the coding sequence ATGAAAAACTTTTACGTTTTGCGCCTCATGCTTGGCGTATTGCTGCTTACACTATCCTCATTTGCTTTTTCCAGGAAATGTACCGTATGTATCATCAACAGTTATGGCGAACAATCATTTCTCTATCTTGATGAATATAAACCCGGTATGTGGAACGTAACCGGTACACATGATTACAGTATGTACGGTGGTACCTTATGGCCCGTTACCGGCACTTATAGCTGTATTACAAAAAAGCTGCATTATATAGCTACAAACCCTGAGCCGGATAACTGCTCGCTGTGGGCAAACCAGGTTACGTTTGACTACGATGTGGCAGACACGGCCCTGGCAGGAAATTTTATCAATAGCTGCGGTATGTCAAAAGCTTTTTCGGCTGTGGCAAACATGGGCAAATGCAAACCTGTTGAACAAACAATGCTTAAAAGCGGCGAGTTTGGTACATCAGGTTCATCAAAAAACAACAGGTCGTTATTAAAACTACCAAAAGGTGAGAAACTGAATGAAATGTTGAAAGATAAATCAGTAAACATACAGGTTACCCCTAACCCTGCAAGACAATTTGCGAATATAACTTTTGACCTGGCAACAGCCACTAAGGCAAGGGTGAGTATTTATGATATGCAGGGTAACCTGGTACTGAATATTGCTGATGCAGCATTGGCCGCAGGTAAACACAACTATCAATGGAACCTGCAATCGGTGAAAGGCACGCCGGTTAAGGGTGGTTACTACTGGCTGAGAGTGGTTACAGATGCGGGCATCACTTCAAAACAATTATTCGTTGATAAATAA
- a CDS encoding cysteine desulfurase family protein has translation MNRIYFDNAATTSLDAAVLDSMMPYFTTHFGNPSSIYSYGRESRLAIENARKTVAKLLNAHPAEIFFTSGGTESSNTAITAAVRDLGCKHIITSAIEHHATLHTVEHLRHANEAALSYVKLLPDGHIDLEDLERLLAESKEKSLVTLMHANNEIGNILDIHAVGNTCKKFSAIFHSDTVQTVGHFPFDLRNTPVHFITGAGHKFHGPKGVGMLYVNENVKIKPFVHGGSQERNMRAGTENLYGIVGFAKALELATANYETESAYIKDLKLYMIEQLQKNIQQVAFNGDVLGNSLYTVLNVSFPKTEKSEMILFNLDINNICASGGSACTSGADTGSHVIRAVNNDPNQVAVRFSFSKYNTKAEIDTVVGKLKELI, from the coding sequence ATGAACCGCATATATTTCGATAATGCTGCAACCACATCGCTGGATGCAGCCGTGCTAGATTCAATGATGCCTTATTTTACCACCCATTTTGGTAACCCTTCTTCCATTTACAGTTACGGCCGCGAAAGCAGGCTTGCCATTGAAAATGCCAGAAAGACTGTGGCAAAACTGCTCAATGCGCATCCCGCAGAAATATTCTTTACCAGTGGCGGCACAGAGAGCAGCAACACAGCTATTACTGCGGCAGTAAGAGATCTCGGCTGCAAACATATCATAACCTCGGCTATTGAACACCATGCAACCCTGCACACGGTAGAGCACCTGCGCCATGCCAATGAAGCTGCACTCAGTTACGTAAAATTGCTGCCCGACGGGCATATAGACCTGGAAGATCTCGAAAGGCTGCTCGCAGAAAGCAAAGAAAAGTCGCTCGTAACATTAATGCATGCCAACAACGAGATTGGTAACATACTCGATATACATGCAGTAGGCAATACCTGTAAAAAGTTTAGTGCCATTTTTCATAGTGATACCGTGCAGACAGTCGGTCATTTTCCTTTTGACCTGCGCAATACACCTGTACACTTTATTACCGGTGCCGGTCACAAATTTCACGGCCCCAAAGGTGTGGGCATGTTATACGTAAATGAAAATGTAAAGATCAAACCTTTTGTACACGGTGGCTCACAGGAGCGTAACATGCGTGCGGGTACCGAAAACCTGTATGGTATTGTGGGCTTTGCCAAAGCATTAGAGCTGGCCACAGCAAACTACGAAACAGAGAGTGCCTACATCAAAGACCTTAAGTTGTATATGATAGAGCAACTGCAAAAAAATATTCAACAGGTTGCTTTCAACGGCGATGTGTTGGGTAACAGCCTGTACACGGTATTGAATGTGAGTTTTCCCAAAACAGAGAAAAGTGAGATGATTCTTTTCAACCTCGATATTAATAACATCTGTGCCAGCGGTGGCAGCGCCTGCACCAGCGGTGCAGATACCGGCAGCCATGTAATAAGGGCTGTAAACAATGATCCAAACCAGGTGGCAGTAAGGTTTTCTTTCAGTAAATACAACACAAAAGCAGAAATTGACACAGTGGTCGGGAAACTAAAAGAACTAATATAA
- a CDS encoding alpha/beta fold hydrolase gives MKFFLVLLIITCCWTIFAQSCMRFRTSDSLAAASFSEKQIPFRAFYDTIDKHVLHYVISGNDSLPTIIFIHGSPGSWNAFEDYLKDSTLLQHYRLISIDRPGFGYSEFGKALNLQQQCSLLAKLITRTANGKPACLVGHSLGGPVVVKLAAEHTIPGLTNLVILAGSVDPAEESPESWRATLDRTPLRYLVPGAMRPSNAELLFFKQDVQSMPADLQKVTCRVLIMQGDKDSFVPPGNAIYAQEHLTHAKEVKLVWFKNEKHFIPWTKFNDIRDALLHLEMN, from the coding sequence ATGAAATTTTTCCTGGTATTACTCATCATCACCTGCTGCTGGACGATTTTCGCACAAAGCTGTATGCGTTTCAGAACAAGCGACAGTCTTGCTGCCGCATCTTTTAGTGAAAAGCAAATTCCCTTCAGGGCCTTCTACGATACTATTGATAAACATGTGCTACATTATGTTATCTCAGGCAATGATTCTTTGCCCACAATCATTTTCATACATGGCTCACCGGGTAGCTGGAATGCATTTGAAGATTATCTTAAAGACAGCACATTGTTACAGCATTACCGCCTTATAAGTATCGACAGGCCTGGCTTTGGCTACAGCGAATTTGGTAAAGCACTCAACCTGCAGCAGCAATGCAGCCTGCTGGCCAAACTAATTACCCGTACAGCCAATGGAAAGCCTGCCTGCCTCGTTGGCCATAGCCTTGGCGGCCCTGTGGTGGTAAAACTTGCTGCAGAACATACCATTCCCGGTTTAACCAACCTTGTGATACTTGCCGGTTCTGTAGACCCGGCAGAAGAAAGCCCTGAAAGCTGGCGCGCAACACTGGACAGAACGCCACTGCGGTACCTGGTACCCGGTGCAATGCGCCCAAGCAATGCAGAGTTACTGTTTTTCAAACAGGATGTGCAATCAATGCCGGCGGATTTGCAAAAAGTAACCTGCCGCGTACTCATCATGCAGGGCGATAAAGACAGTTTTGTACCACCCGGAAATGCCATTTATGCGCAAGAACATTTAACGCATGCAAAAGAAGTAAAACTGGTATGGTTCAAAAATGAGAAACACTTTATTCCGTGGACAAAATTCAATGACATCAGGGATGCATTGCTGCACCTGGAAATGAATTGA
- a CDS encoding class I SAM-dependent methyltransferase: protein MALKEWYKDWFNSPYYDILYYKRNEQEAAAFIKLLLSHLNPQQESYMLDVACGKGRHSRVLAEIGFDVTGIDISNNAITAAREHETAKLHFFWHDMRLPFFINYFDFAFNFFTSFGYFHTEREHNNAIRTIAQSLKNNGVFVIDYLNVHYAKDHLVKNETTTLDEIPFHISRWQDDTHFFKQIQIEKPGRHDLKHLYTEKVAKFSLGDFTDMLAYQDMQVQEVFGDYQLGSYNVRKSPRMIIVAKKAVR, encoded by the coding sequence ATGGCATTAAAAGAGTGGTACAAAGACTGGTTCAATTCCCCTTATTACGATATTTTGTATTATAAGCGTAATGAACAGGAGGCTGCAGCTTTTATAAAGCTATTGCTCAGTCACTTAAATCCGCAGCAGGAAAGTTATATGTTAGATGTGGCATGCGGAAAAGGCCGGCACAGCAGGGTTTTGGCAGAGATAGGTTTCGATGTTACCGGTATTGATATTTCCAACAACGCCATCACCGCAGCCAGGGAACATGAAACAGCAAAGCTCCATTTTTTCTGGCACGACATGCGGTTGCCTTTCTTTATCAATTATTTCGACTTTGCCTTTAACTTCTTTACCAGTTTTGGTTACTTCCATACAGAGCGGGAGCATAACAACGCCATCAGAACAATAGCACAGAGTTTAAAAAACAACGGTGTATTTGTCATCGATTACCTGAATGTACATTACGCAAAAGACCACCTGGTAAAGAATGAGACAACAACGCTCGACGAGATTCCTTTCCACATATCCCGCTGGCAGGATGATACACATTTCTTTAAACAGATACAGATAGAGAAGCCCGGCCGCCACGATCTTAAACACCTTTATACAGAAAAAGTAGCCAAGTTTAGCCTCGGAGATTTTACAGATATGCTTGCATACCAGGATATGCAGGTGCAGGAAGTCTTTGGCGATTACCAACTGGGCAGTTACAACGTAAGAAAATCACCACGCATGATCATCGTGGCAAAAAAAGCCGTACGTTAA
- a CDS encoding glyoxalase encodes MNHKVISMRPFIGAKDFNTSRSFYTALGFEEVVLDPKFSVFKMQSLAFYLQDAYVKDWIDNTMIFVEVEDADAYYQRLSTLNLPDRYEGARLTPVKHYDWGKECFLHDPSGILWHFGQFNQ; translated from the coding sequence ATGAATCATAAGGTCATTTCCATGCGCCCGTTTATTGGCGCGAAAGATTTCAATACCTCCCGCAGTTTTTACACAGCACTTGGCTTTGAAGAGGTGGTACTCGATCCAAAATTTTCCGTGTTTAAAATGCAGTCGCTTGCGTTTTACCTGCAGGATGCCTATGTAAAAGATTGGATCGACAATACCATGATCTTTGTAGAAGTGGAAGATGCAGATGCATATTACCAAAGGCTATCTACACTCAACCTGCCCGACAGGTATGAGGGCGCACGTTTAACGCCTGTAAAACACTACGACTGGGGCAAAGAGTGCTTTCTCCACGACCCGTCAGGAATACTCTGGCATTTTGGCCAGTTCAATCAATAG